In Lysinibacillus sp. 2017, the DNA window TCGTAAAATTTGGAGCTCTGTTTTTTCTTTTTCAGGCATTAAGTTGAATACTAAAATATTTAATGGACGAATTTGTTGTGTTTTTGCTCGGTCCTCTTCCATCACGAAAATCTTTTCTTTTTTCAATAATTCACCAGCTGGCAATTGTTTCGGAATATTAATTGGCATAGCACGGTTCCCCCTATAATCGTCTTAACCACAAAAAACCTCCCATTCCAGCAAAAGAATGAGAGGTTAACGCTCGCTCTTATCTTTCAAGGAATCTGAGTCCTTGCTGGAATTAGCACCTTTCTAATTGGATTAGAGGTTGCTGAAGCTTCACAGGGCCCGTCCCTCTGCTTCTCGTGATAAGTCATATTTAATTGTTATTAATAGTAACATGTCACAGGTAATTTTGCAATAATTCTTAATAAACAAACTTTTATAGAATAGCGTGTAACCATGCCTTTTCTTATGAGAGCTTACTTGAAACGAATACGTACTTGTCCACTAAAAATAATTGTTTATGCTAGCCATTTTTCTTTTTCATTCGCAAATAGTAAAGCTTCAATCGTTTCATCCCATGCACCAGTTAATGTGTTAAACACACGGGCAATAAAACGTTCATCCTTTTTATCATATAAGACAAAGCAAAGTACAGGAATATCATTGATTTGTATCGATTCTGTAGACGTTACATTCGTAATAAATGTAGGTATTTCATCTTCAGCTACTTCTTGTTTTGAAAGATCTTGCTGCAAATAATCGACAAGCATTGCTTCTTCAATGGCATCAATTTCTTCAGATTCAATATAAGGAAATACTTCAGGAAACTCCTCTAAATCCATAAAAGCTTCTAAATCCCCATCTAAAATCGATTGATGGATCGGGCTATATTGGATATAACTTGACGTTAATTCAAGCTCTTCTTCAAAAATCCCCGATTGTAGCTGAGCTTGTCCTTTAGCAGTTAAAGCATAATAATCATCTTTTGCAATCATCCCGAGTCGTAGCATTTTGCTCGTTAAATCGTGGATAAATAACGGTTCTACAAGTAAAATGTCCGCCAATAACTCAGCATTTTTTAGCTTAGCCTTTTGAAAGGATAGCAACATCATTTTCATTAAGATGTCCATCGCATTACGCATCACTGGATGATAGCTTACTTCTAACGTATGGATTGGAATGGCATAATGCATTTGCTGCTTAACTTCTATATTAGGATTTTGCTGTAGTTCTTTTACTAATTTTTGTTCAAGGCTTTGTAAATCCATGATGTGCTCCCTTCATTAAGTTGTAAAATAACCGTTTTGTTCTTTAACTGTATTTAATACATGCGCATACATTGCTTTCGTTTGAGCTTGTTTTGGTCGTTTTGTAAACATGTCAGTACTACCTATCATGATTAATAATTCACGCGCACGTGATAATGCTACGTTTAAACGGCGATAATCTTTCGCAAAACCAATTTCACCGCGCTCATTATCATGATTACGCACCATGCTGACGATAATAACGTCCATCTCCATCCCTTGGAACTTATCGACTGAACCTGTACGAATATGCAAATGTGGCACTGAAATTTCTTGTTCTATCAATCGGTTAATACGCTTAACCTGCTCTGCATAAAACGAGATTACCCCAACGGATTTTAAAGCATCTTGTGGGATAAGTCCTTGCTCTTTGGCGCGGAGGGTAGCTTCATTTAATTCGATAAGTTGTGATTTAATTTGTTCCAGCTCTGCTGTATTAAATAAACTTGAGCCTTCCTTCATGCGTTCTTCAAAGAAAGGCTTTTTGTTCGGAATATCAAGCCATAGTAGATGATGCTTACGCGAAATTTTAGATGTTTCTAGATAGTGATCTCGTACGGCATCTGAATCCTCTAGACCACATTGTAAGCCTTCTGTTTCATTTTCGTAAAACGGTGTGATAGTTGACATAATATTTTTATGCATGCGATATTGCAAGGCAAGCATTGTTTTGTTTTGTTTCGGTAAGTTTTTATAGAGACGTTCAAACAGTGATTCTTCGAGTAACTTTTCAAGCTCACGTTTTTGTTCGAACGTTGTGCTTTCTTTTACGACTTGCTCAAGTGTTTCCTCAAATGTCGCATCACCAACAAGTGGTGGTAATTGATGATGATCCCCTACTAAAATAATTTTCGCACCTTTTAACATCGGTAGTAAAAGTTCTGGCGGTGTAGCCTTTGAAACTTCATCAATAATCACAACATCAAAGGTTGGATAGTTGTCCATAAACGCTTTATTCGCAGATGCTACGCAGGTTGTACCAATGACATTTGCATGCTTTACATATAGCTTGCGGATTTCCTCTAAATCGTGTGCGTTCGCTTGTTCCAGTAACCCGTGCCACTCATTTTGCAATTCTTGCGTTACGGGTAGCAATTCGATTTTTACTTGTAGTTCAGTAATTTGTGTATTTAGCTGTGTGATGTTTTTATTCACTTCAATAATCGCTTGCTCTGGATTCATTTTCGTTAATTGTTCCAGTTCTTCACGGCGTTTTTCCAGCTGAATCCCTTGCACGTTAATTTCTTTTATTAATTGGGTTAGCGGTTCAATTGCTTCTTTCCCAAGGGCTAGTTGTTCAGTTAATACCGTAAGCTCTTCAGATTTTTGCATATGCTGCTGTTCGATTTTCACTCGATTTTCAAGCTGTGTCTCAACTTTCACTTGCTCTAATTCATTCGTTGCTAAGCCGTCCTGAAGCTCTTCTACTGACTGTGTGATGTCAATTGAAGGATTCATACTCGTTTTAAGCACATTCAACTGATTTTCATAGGTTTGCTTTTCTTGATGAAGCTTCGTTAAAACTTCTGCCTTTTCACTATTTTGCTCTTTGAACTGAATACTAATTTCTTCTTTTAGCTTTTCAAAAATTAATACCGTTTCGCGAATTGCATCCATATATTTTTCGTTTAAATGATCCATATATTGCATGCGATAATGAATGCCCTGAATAGAACGAGTACCATTTGCTGGTGTCACTTTACGATCCCGGAATGCCATGCTTAACTTTGTTAAAAATTCCTGAACTTCCTCCATTGAATAGCTATGATTCATCGGTAATTGAACGGGATCTATATGAATTCCAAGTGCCGTTTCACTATAATTTAGTGCTTTTTGTAAACGTTCGCGCACATCCTTTATTGGCTTATACTGTTCCATTTGCGGTTGAATACGTTCAAGTGCCGTTAATAGTCGGTCCATTGCATAGTTGCGGCGAATCCCGTATTGAGTCATAAACTCTTCTATTTCGTAAACTTTTTTTAATGATGCAATTTTATCGATTAATTGCTCATATTGCGTTGTTTCTTGCGCACGAAGTATTTTTTGCTCCACTGCCTGCATACGTGCTTCAAATTGCTTATATTGTGCGATGTACTTGCTTTCTTGAATATGAAGTTCATATGTTTCCTGTGCTTGCAGTAATTGCAATTTCTTTTCTTTTAACTCTTCAGCCGTTTCCCCAGCTGCTAATTGCGCGGCAAAATTTTCAACACTACTGGCGACCATTTCGTATGTGTTCGTTAATTTTTCAAGAGTTTGTTCATTTTCTTCTAATGATTTTTTATTTGTAGATAGCTCTTTTTTCAAAGTAGAAATTTTATCTGCCAACACATGAAGCTCGGCTTTTGCTGCTTCTTTTTGCTCAATTTGTTTTTTTAGCTGTTTTTGTTTTTCTTCTAATCTTTGAATTTCCATTTGAGCAGCAGTAATTTGCTCATTTAGTAAGGCTTCTTTTTTTGAATGAAGGGAAATTTCATGTCCAATAGCTTCAAATGTTTGCTTTTGCCAATAGGTTGCTACATTCTCCTCAATGAACTTTTTGCCTTCCTCTTCAATACTTTCTGTACGGCCATAGCGTAAAATTCGAATATCCTTATTTGAAAGTAAGCGGCTTAACGCATTATCGACCGCTAAGTTGGATTGTGATGCGACAAGCGTTTTTAAACCTGCTTTGGCATTTTGATAGCAAATTTCCGAAATAACTGTCGTTTTCCCAGTTCCAGGGGGACCTTGAATAACGTATAAATCTTCTGCACTCATCGCACCTTCTACAGCCTGCTGCTGATAAGGGTTTAACTGGTTATGAAAATCGATTGTATTCGTTTTTTTTCGTTCCGCAATGACTGGCTTATCTTCAAATAAGATGTTTTCCAAATTGGCGTTCGCTGCCAAACCTTCTTTTAAGCGCTCAAAGCCCTTTAATAAACGTTTTAATTGTGATTTCGTTGCTGCATTTGAGAATTCCACGTCTTCAGATTGGAAGTTTAGTTCATTTCTACGTGCTAAGTTACTGTAAAATGGCTTTAATTGAATTTCTACTGTATTTTCACCACGGCGTGCCTTGACCACGTCTCCAATTTCTTGTACATATCCACGAAGGCGCGCACTTAAGCCTTCCAACTGCTTCCACTGTTTGTTTTCTACATTTGAAATGCGCATCGTCATATGAGAAAAATCAGCATCATATGTAACGGATGTAAATCGAGCAGTGATATCGTCTATATCCGCATTTTTATTCAGTACTTTTAAATAGCCTTCCCAGCTCGAAATTCGTTTATTAACATAATCAAATCGTTCCTGGGCAATCGGTAATTGATCAATGGCTTCAAGAAATTTTTCTTGATAGGTATGCCCACTAATACGAGAAGGTACAAAATGAATTTTCATCGCAGCCCGTCGATTCGTCATGACAGGCGTACCTTTACCGCGCGAACGGAAGCTTTTTGCGACAAGCCCGTTTTTAACATCAAACACGCAATCCATAATGACAACGCGTTCATCAAATTTCGATTTTAATTTAGTATTTTTGTCATTATCAAAATAAAGCGTTAAATGCGTCTGTTCATCTTCAACAGAAACCTTTTCAATCGCAGTAATAAAATATTGCTGTAAATTAAAAAAGGCGTGTTCATCGGGAACATGCTCCTTCATCGCTTCACGCGCAGTATTTGTAAGTAAAATATGACAACGCATTTGCTCGAGCGCCACTGTATTCTGTGCCATGAACACACCTCCCTTTTCTATATAGTCATAAATTTTATTATACCAATTTTCAACTAGTCACGAAAGTTAAAAGCGAACTTTCATTCGTTAAAATTAAGTATTTGATATCATTTGATTACAAAAGGAAAAACACGCAAAGCAATTTTAATTACTTTGCGTGTTCATTTATGCTTTTATTCGTGCAACTTCTGTATATTTTGCATCCCAAATTGGATCAATTCTTTTTAAGGCTGTCGGACGGAAGTTTTCTTTTTTCACTAAAATATGCTGAGACGTTGCTGTTGCCGCAACTGTGCCATCTTCATGTAAAATTTCGTAGCCATATGTTGTACGTACTTTTGAATGTTCTTCAATCCATGTACGTACCGTAGCAATCTGACCGTAACGCATCGCAGCCTTATACTGTATCGAAAAATCTATAACAGGAGACATAAAGCCATCACCCTCTAATTTTGCATAATCAAACCCAAGATCCTTTACAAGTTTTGTTCGACCAAGCTCGGCCCAAATTAAATAATTTGCATGGTAGACAACACCCATTTGATCGGTTTCGGCATAACGGATTTCTACTGTAGTTTCTGAAACAAACATTTTCTTCACCTCTCGTAATATTATAGCGACAAAATGTTGTGCATGTAATAGTTAACTACGAATCTCCATAAATTTGAATCGATTTCCAAAGAAAACTACCATAAATTTCTCTAGTAACGCCATAATCTAACAAATGAAACATTTGTAATGAAGATGTAAATTAACGCTATGACGCCCATAGTGCCAACGGATTTCACAACCTTAAAACGATGCTGGTAACAATTTCCTCCAAGAACACCCAAATTTCTATGCTAGAGTCATAGGAGTCAAAACTTTAGGGGGAAACAACATGAAGAAACAATTTTTAAAAACCGCTATCGCTCTATCGATTGGCTTTAGTTCTTTTACAGCATTGCCAGCGATCATACAACCAATGGAAGTTTCAGCAGCTACCTCACAAGCGAATCAACAAGCCGTTACTAAAAAAGCGGATCAATTAATTACATCAGCCAAAAGCTTAATTGGGAAGGCAACCTATAGTAATTCAGTATACAAGCCAACAGCACCTTATAAATTTTCTTGTGCATCGTTCTTAATGTATATTTTCGAGAAAAATGGTGTTGATTTAGCCACTTACAACGAAGACTATATGATGCAGCAAGGATCATATGTGCCACGTAGCCAACTTCAAAAAGGCGATTTAGTATTTTTCAAGAGTAAAAAAACAGGGACAGACCCTGACCATGTAGGGATGTATATCGGCAATAATAAAATTATTCATATGGCCGATTCCAAGCAAAACATCGTCATTTCAGATTTAAATAGCAAGCCTTACTATACAGAAAACTATGTAACGGCAAGACGTGTTTTACCAACATTAATGTCTGCAAGTACTCCTACAAAAGGGGATGCCATTGTCGAACGAGCTTATGCCAATAAAAGTAAGGTAAAAATGGGTTCAGTTAATAGTGATGCTTCACTTAAATTTACAAGTGGTGGATTTGTTGAATATATGTATCGCAAAAGCGGAGTTACATTAGGAACAAAAACGATTGCTGGGCAAATGAAACTTGGCTCTACAGTATCAAAAGCAAACTTAAAAAAGGGAGATTTAGTATTTTTTAATAGTGTAAAAGGATCTAAAACCCCTTCGATGGTTGCAATTTATGCTGGTGATCACCGATTAATCATTCCAAATTCAGATGGCGTCATTACGCGTGTGATGATGGTCGATTATTATAAAGAACATTATATTACAGCAAAACGCGTTTTTTAATTTAAACATCAAGTTATGTATGCGTTAATACGTAATAAAAAGAAGAATCCGAATGTACATCATCGGGTTCTTCTTTTGTTTGTATTTTGCTGCAATTGTTCAGCAAATTCTATCATCTCTCTACTCGACATTGGACCTTTAATGAGTAGTAGTGTATCACTATCTAGCTGAGGTTTTAACAAGTCCAGTACACCTTCGATCTTTTGAAACGAATGTACTTTTGCCTTTGTTCCGTCAGCAAGGGCCTGCTTTGCAATTTCCTGTGCCTTACTTCCAATGGTCACAAGCGTATGAATCGACTGTTTGGCGACAAGGGTCCCCACTTCACGATGATATTTCCGTTCAAATCGTCCGAGCCGGTTAATATCGCCAAGTACAACGATAACTTTCTTATTCTTGCCAAGCTCGTTCAACACTTTTAAAGCAGCCTCAATGGATGTTGGGTTATTTGTCCACGTATCATCGATAATCGTACTGCCACCAATTCCTTTAGAAAATTGCAAATGTCGCGCCATTTGTTCAAATGTTCGAAGGCGCAGAATCGCTTTTTGTACGGATAGATTCATTGCCCTAATTACCGCCAGTACCGCGAGCACATTATACACTTGATGTTCTCCAAAACTAGGAATAGAAGCTTGATATTTTTTATTATCCACATGCACATTAAACTTCATACCGCGCGGAGTAAATGTGATTTCTGTAGCATGTAAATCTGCCTTTTTGTGAATTCCAAACGTGACAATAGTTCCTTTAAAGGCTTTAAGCTGTATACGCTTTGTATTTTCATCGTCTGCATTAATTATTAAAGTACCGTCTGGTTTGAGTCCATCGACGATTTCTGCTTTCGCCTTTATATAACCCTCTAAATCATTACAGCCATCTAAATGATGCACACCAATGTTTGTAATTACCCCAATCGTCGGCTGGTAGATCATACATTGATGTTTAATATTACCTGTATTTCCGAGCCCAAGTTCGAAAACGGCAGCTTTTGTCTGTTGATTAATTCCCATCAAATAAGGCAACGATTGGCGCGGCTCATTTTTACTGCTAACAGAAGTTTGTACAGCCATTTCCTTGCTTAATATATATTTAAGCATTTCTTTCGTTGTTGTTTTGCCACAAGTTCCGGTTATCGCAACTACCGGTAATTCAAAGAGATTACGATAATACGCAACGAATTGCCAGTAAGCTTGCAAAGCACTTCGAACCTTAATAACCGTTATTTCAGGAAATGGGGGCTTCAATTCTAATTCTGTTTTATCCGATATAATGACAATTGGCGCCTTTTTTTGCAGCTCATTCCAATCAATTGTGTCACTCCTACGTACAAATAGTAATGTATTGGGAGCAGTTAATTCATGTCGGTTGTAGTCAATTACCTGCTTTACAGCCCAATCTTCAGATCCATGCAGTAGCACCCCTCTCAATACTTGTCGAATCGTCGCCACTTTTATTGGTTGAATGGTCAACTCCCCCTTTTTCATAGCTTATGAAAAAGCATTGTTATCTACTAGGTTGTTTGACTACACTTCTGTTATTCAAGATTGCTTTGTACATCGTTTTGTCTTCTAACTGATGAAACATAGAAATATCCGAACGATAATTTCCTTCAATAATCGATAATTCTCCATTGTTTGTGATACCTACATCAAATCCAATTTCCGTACGTGCATGATCTAAATCAAGTTTGAGCGCAGCAGTAGTACAAAGTTGGTTTAGCAGTTCATTTAGCCTTATATGATAGATAGGAGAAATCGTTGACTGATTTATCGCCAACTCTAGCGGAATAATTTCTTGCGCGGCATTTGTAATAAAATATCCTTCCCCTGCTAATTTCACAACCTTCCCGGCAACTTGCCAAATCCCTTCTACTTTTTGCATCAGTACACGTACATCTAAAACACAATCATCAATTGTCGCTAAAGGGATACCCTGTTGAATTACATAACAGTCGTCAAATGTCAGGATTTTTTGAAGAAGAAGATATACCTCAGCAAGGCTTTCTTTGAACCATTTCGTTCTTCCAATTTGAACTTCATAATTGTTGCCTACACTTTTCGCAATTTTGATAATGCCTTTCCCCTGTTGTCCATTACAAGGTTTTAAAAAGATGGTTTCATTCACGAGCATAAAGTGTCGAAAAGTTGCAAGTGTGAGTATATCTGTTAAGGGCATATAGTTACCAATAGATTGATATTGATTCCATTTACTAACAGAAAAATGCAAGTAGGAATCATGAATAAGGATATCGCCTTGCTGATTAAAGCTCATCTCAAGGACAATCGTTTCACAATTAGGATATTCGACGTATAATGTTTCAGCCGTAAGCTGTGCGATTTTTTGGATTTTAGGGTAATGGTATAAATAGAGCATTCCTTCATTTCTATTTTTCGTTATTTTCGTTGACGATGTAATTTCCCAACGCTCTCCCTTTTTTTGAAGCGTAACAAGACGGTGGAATGTTTTATTCGAAAAACTTTCATTCGTATCCATCGGTTGAATAACATAATTTTGGTTTTCTATATTTTGCTGAATGATTTCATAAATGCCTTCTTCATTTGATACAATGTGTTGGGTGCCGTTAATCCATAGTGTAAACACACCATTTTTTTTATATATTTTAATAAGTTGCATACCTACTACTGGCTTTAAAACGAGTGAATCATATGTTGCCAGCATGGAAAGCAACGAACTTTGTGTCAACCGAATCGTTGGAACAATAGTTGAAATAAGTCGTGGTTCCCGACTCAATATTTTGTATTGATTTAATCTTCCTCTAATTGCAGACATGTATCCCTCGCCCCCTTTATAGAAAGCCCTTAGCCACAACGGAGCCAAGGACTTCATCTTACATGGGCTAAACCTTTTGACATCCTAATGCGACAATCGAACCTTGTGCAACTGAAACTGCCTCCAATTGTTCAAAGAAGCCTTTAATCACAAAGCTTTGTACAATATCATCTTCAGCGGATGCACCTTGATCTATAAAGACCGCAACAAAAGGATACTGTGTCGTGCCAACCTTTCCAGTTCCTTTAACTGTCACGACGCAATTTTCTCCATTACGGCGACAGGTTATATTATTAATCTTATTTGCTGTGAATAAAAAATTGTACCGATTAGGCGTATCATCATCTTCAAAGCGTAAGGATAAAGAAGAACTCGCAAGTTTAGTCACACAAACATCTGCTTTATAGGTTAAATTTCCTCGTATGCGGCTCTTACACCAGTTTAAACGTACTTTTTTTCTTCTAGCAAAAGCATTTACCTGTACACCACATGGACACATAGTTCCCATCTCTCTCACCACCTCCTTTTGTAGATTAGTACACTGTATTCTCTCTACAACGGAAGTGATTGTGTATTTGCATTCATATAATGGCGTTTAGAGGGGAATTACGTTTTTATTTTTAATCTTTTCGCTAATTCAAACATCGTTTTGCTGTACATATCCCCCTTAACTAAAATAATTGTCTTGTCATCTGCTCGTTTTTTTATTAAATCATATACTAAAATACTACTATTAAAGCTATGAACTTCTCCCTTAAATCCAATTTTCTTTACATGATCTGCAATAATTTTTGCATGCATGCCAATTGTGATAAGAATATCCACATCATTTTGATAAATAATTTCCGCTGCCTGCTGATGAATATACGTTCCCCAAGAGCCAACATCGGTAATGGTACCAATAACCGCAATTGTTTTTTTATCGTTCGCTAGTTCATTTAAAACACTCATAGCGGCAGCGAGTGACGTCGTTGTAATACTCCATGTATCATCCAACAAAAGTGCCCCATTGACGCTATTAAATAGTTGAAGCTGTTTATTTAATGGTCGAAACGTGCGGAGCTGTGTAAGCGCTTGTGGAATTGTTAAACCACTCTCTACTACCGCCGCGATAGCAGCAAGCGCATTATAAACTTGATGGGCGCCGAACACTGGGATTTGAGCCTCATATTGCTTTCCTTTGTGGTGCAGTGTAAATTGCATCCCATTTATAGCATATTCCACATTACTTGCACTAAAATCATATGATGGATTAAATCCAACTGTAATCAACTTTCCAGGAAACCTTTGAAAATCCATTTTTTTTGTATTGGCATCATCTGCATTTATAATGAGCGATCCCTCACTACCAATGATGTCTAACATTTCACCTTTTGCGTTAATATAGCCTTCGAGTGTCTTGCAATGATTTAAATGATGGGCTCCAATATTTGTTATGATGCCAATGGTCGGTTTAAAATAGTTCCCCGCCCTCGTTAAATCGCCTGGCGCACCAACTGCTGTTTCAAATATTGCTACCTCTGTATCATTTTCTATACTTAATAAATAAGGGAGAAATGCTGTTCTAGAATTTGTACTTAACTGGGTTGCCGTAATTTTTTTATAATGCGATAAAATATGTTTAATCATTTCTTTCGTCGTCGTCTTTCCAGCTGTTCCTGTTACTGCAATGACTGGTAACTGAAATTGACTTCTGTAATGATGAATAAACTTCCACATTGCTTCCCTAGAATTAGTAACTTGAATCACTGTAACCTGCTTGGGGATTTCATGTACGGAATAGGACCACTCTGTTACTAAAACGATTGGAAAAAAACGTTCAATTTCCGTCCAGTTTACAATATGCTGTTCAATAAATAAAACGGTATTCTTCTGCTTGATTTGCTTTAACCGATATGCCCCGTAATGGATATCCACTGTCTGCCCATGAGCAATCTGCCCAGAAACAATGGTCGACAGTCTACTTGTTGATAAAGGGTCCATGTTTCATTTCACCTCCTTCTCCTTAATTTATGTGTAAAAAAAAAGAATAACTAGATATTTGTATTACACGTGATGACTAACCAGACAAAATCTATTTTTTGCCATACATTTAATAGGAGGTACATCCATTTACAAAATGATGGAGGAGAATAACTTGAAAACAATCCTGTTTATCGGCACAAATAAATCTGGGTCTAGTAGAGAAGCAACAAGAGCGGCTGAAAAATTGGGCTACTTCACAGTACTCTTTACAAAAAATGAAAAACAAATTGAACAACGCATACAGTACCCTGATATTCATAAAATGATTTTAGTGGATACGAACGATTTGGAGCAGATGCGCAAAGAAATAACTAAGCTACAGTTGTTCGGTCTTGAACTTGTGACGATTATTAGTTTAGTCGATCCGAACGTACACATCGCTTCCAAACTTTGTGACGAATTTTGCCACAATCGTAGTTCTTCAAAAGCAATTGAAATTATGGAGGATAAAGAACAAACGCGCTATTTCCTTAAAAACGAACCCTATTCCCCAAAGTTTCAAATCATACAGCCTACAGAAAAACCTTCAAAATATCTTAAATTTCCTATGATGGTCAAATCACCAAAATCAACAGGCTCCAAAGATGTATTATTGGCTCAAAATAAAGACCAACTATCCAAACATATCGCTACACTTCAAAATAAATATCCTGAAGAGCCCATCATTACAGAAGAATTTATCGTCGGGCCACAGTATTTGGTGGAAGTCGTCGTGATGAATGGGCAACCACATCTTATAGCCGTTATTAAGCAAGATATTACGAAGGGGAAACGATTTATCATTACCGGTTATCGCGTTCTCGCTATCGTCCCCGAGAAGTTAAAAACCAGTTTAGAAGCACTCTGTCAGTCGATTGTCCACGCATTCGAGTTAGAAACGGGCGCCTTTCATTTAGAGCTCCGTCTTACAAAAAAGGGCTGGAAGTTAATCGAAATTAATCCACGCATCTCTGGCGGTGCGATGAATAAAATGATTGAAGCCGCATTTGGTATAAATCTAGTCGAACAAACCTTGAAGCTATTACTAGGGGAAACAGCTAATTTTACCCCTACTTTTCAGAACTTTGTTTATACGAAATACTTAATTGTCCGACGAAAAGGAAAATTAGAACGGGTTACAGGTAAATTTCGCGCCCTCAATTCACCAGGGATTTATGATGTCTATATAAAACCGAAAAAAGGAACGATTCTAATTCCACCATTATCTATGGGACACCGTTATGCTTATATTATTTCGCAAGCAAAATCAATTAGCGAAGCCGTACGGAAAGCAAATAATGCAGCTAGGGAAATTAAATTTCATATGCGGAAGATTTAAAAAGAAGCACCCGTCAACTAGATTTTCTAGTAACGAGGTGCTTCATTATCTAAACTGTTAAACTTTAAATCGTTCATCTAAATATTTTATGGTTTCAAACATATTCGTTTTACTCGCACCTTTTACTAAAATGGTGTCACCGCTTTTTACGAGTTTATCAAGTAGTTCATGTAAGTAATCTTTATTGATAAAATGGTGTATGTGAGTGGCTGGAAACCCCTTATTTTTTGCCGCTTGCCCAATTTCTTCGGTACGGAATCCATACGTAATGAGCACATCGATTTTTTTGTCTGCAATATATTCTCCGAGCTTACGGTACTCTTCTTCACGTAAATCTCCAAGCTCACGCATTTGTCCGATAATCGCTATTTTACGTTTTTTGCTAATTGCTGCCAATACATCAATTGCTGCCCTTGCACCTTGAGGATGCGAGTGGACCGTATCGTCAATTAACGTAATATTATTTCGACAGTGATAAAGTGTCAGCCTGCGCGGAGGTTTT includes these proteins:
- the murF gene encoding UDP-N-acetylmuramoyl-tripeptide--D-alanyl-D-alanine ligase, which codes for MKKGELTIQPIKVATIRQVLRGVLLHGSEDWAVKQVIDYNRHELTAPNTLLFVRRSDTIDWNELQKKAPIVIISDKTELELKPPFPEITVIKVRSALQAYWQFVAYYRNLFELPVVAITGTCGKTTTKEMLKYILSKEMAVQTSVSSKNEPRQSLPYLMGINQQTKAAVFELGLGNTGNIKHQCMIYQPTIGVITNIGVHHLDGCNDLEGYIKAKAEIVDGLKPDGTLIINADDENTKRIQLKAFKGTIVTFGIHKKADLHATEITFTPRGMKFNVHVDNKKYQASIPSFGEHQVYNVLAVLAVIRAMNLSVQKAILRLRTFEQMARHLQFSKGIGGSTIIDDTWTNNPTSIEAALKVLNELGKNKKVIVVLGDINRLGRFERKYHREVGTLVAKQSIHTLVTIGSKAQEIAKQALADGTKAKVHSFQKIEGVLDLLKPQLDSDTLLLIKGPMSSREMIEFAEQLQQNTNKRRTR
- a CDS encoding YheC/YheD family protein produces the protein MSAIRGRLNQYKILSREPRLISTIVPTIRLTQSSLLSMLATYDSLVLKPVVGMQLIKIYKKNGVFTLWINGTQHIVSNEEGIYEIIQQNIENQNYVIQPMDTNESFSNKTFHRLVTLQKKGERWEITSSTKITKNRNEGMLYLYHYPKIQKIAQLTAETLYVEYPNCETIVLEMSFNQQGDILIHDSYLHFSVSKWNQYQSIGNYMPLTDILTLATFRHFMLVNETIFLKPCNGQQGKGIIKIAKSVGNNYEVQIGRTKWFKESLAEVYLLLQKILTFDDCYVIQQGIPLATIDDCVLDVRVLMQKVEGIWQVAGKVVKLAGEGYFITNAAQEIIPLELAINQSTISPIYHIRLNELLNQLCTTAALKLDLDHARTEIGFDVGITNNGELSIIEGNYRSDISMFHQLEDKTMYKAILNNRSVVKQPSR
- a CDS encoding UDP-N-acetylmuramoyl-tripeptide--D-alanyl-D-alanine ligase yields the protein MDPLSTSRLSTIVSGQIAHGQTVDIHYGAYRLKQIKQKNTVLFIEQHIVNWTEIERFFPIVLVTEWSYSVHEIPKQVTVIQVTNSREAMWKFIHHYRSQFQLPVIAVTGTAGKTTTKEMIKHILSHYKKITATQLSTNSRTAFLPYLLSIENDTEVAIFETAVGAPGDLTRAGNYFKPTIGIITNIGAHHLNHCKTLEGYINAKGEMLDIIGSEGSLIINADDANTKKMDFQRFPGKLITVGFNPSYDFSASNVEYAINGMQFTLHHKGKQYEAQIPVFGAHQVYNALAAIAAVVESGLTIPQALTQLRTFRPLNKQLQLFNSVNGALLLDDTWSITTTSLAAAMSVLNELANDKKTIAVIGTITDVGSWGTYIHQQAAEIIYQNDVDILITIGMHAKIIADHVKKIGFKGEVHSFNSSILVYDLIKKRADDKTIILVKGDMYSKTMFELAKRLKIKT
- a CDS encoding ATP-grasp domain-containing protein, with product MKTILFIGTNKSGSSREATRAAEKLGYFTVLFTKNEKQIEQRIQYPDIHKMILVDTNDLEQMRKEITKLQLFGLELVTIISLVDPNVHIASKLCDEFCHNRSSSKAIEIMEDKEQTRYFLKNEPYSPKFQIIQPTEKPSKYLKFPMMVKSPKSTGSKDVLLAQNKDQLSKHIATLQNKYPEEPIITEEFIVGPQYLVEVVVMNGQPHLIAVIKQDITKGKRFIITGYRVLAIVPEKLKTSLEALCQSIVHAFELETGAFHLELRLTKKGWKLIEINPRISGGAMNKMIEAAFGINLVEQTLKLLLGETANFTPTFQNFVYTKYLIVRRKGKLERVTGKFRALNSPGIYDVYIKPKKGTILIPPLSMGHRYAYIISQAKSISEAVRKANNAAREIKFHMRKI